In the Ignavibacteria bacterium genome, one interval contains:
- the larC gene encoding nickel pincer cofactor biosynthesis protein LarC yields the protein MNIAYFDTFSGISGDMTLGAFVSAGLPLDELSNEIRKLHLSGVELQGKHLVRSGITAIKIDVLAPHEHHHRHLADIFRIIDASELSGNVKDKAKAIFFELGKAEAKVHNTSLEHIHFHEVGALDAIVDIVGAAICFEKFSIEKCFSSPIRLGNGGFVNAAHGKLPIPVPAVVEILKDYPTELTDIPFELTTPTGAAIVKTVSSGMLPKEKIISKAIGYGAGEREIPNTPNLLRIFIGELNEQFDADEVVTIETNIDDMNSELYPYVIEKLLTNGAHDAYLVPIIMKKGRPGILLSVMASENDVQKLSEIIFRETTTLGVRIQNVGRKKVFRDSRIVETSFGKIKVKVVATGGKEKLLPEFEECKRIALENNLPLKEVFSLIQKEMER from the coding sequence TCCATTTGAGCGGCGTGGAGTTGCAAGGAAAACATCTTGTCCGCAGCGGAATCACTGCCATAAAAATTGATGTGCTTGCGCCGCACGAACATCATCATCGTCATCTCGCGGATATTTTCCGAATCATTGATGCGAGCGAACTTTCGGGAAACGTGAAAGACAAAGCGAAAGCGATTTTTTTTGAATTAGGAAAAGCGGAAGCAAAAGTGCATAACACATCGCTTGAACATATTCATTTTCACGAAGTCGGCGCGCTCGATGCGATTGTGGATATTGTCGGCGCAGCAATTTGTTTTGAAAAATTTTCGATTGAGAAATGTTTTTCATCGCCGATACGATTGGGCAACGGAGGATTTGTGAATGCAGCACACGGCAAACTTCCGATTCCAGTTCCTGCCGTTGTAGAAATTTTGAAAGATTATCCGACAGAACTCACTGACATTCCGTTTGAACTGACAACCCCAACGGGAGCGGCGATTGTGAAAACTGTTTCGAGCGGAATGTTACCAAAGGAAAAAATAATTTCGAAAGCGATTGGTTACGGAGCAGGGGAAAGAGAAATTCCGAATACGCCAAACTTGTTACGCATTTTTATCGGTGAATTGAATGAGCAATTTGATGCGGATGAAGTGGTAACAATCGAAACGAACATTGACGATATGAATTCGGAATTGTATCCGTACGTGATTGAAAAACTTCTTACAAACGGAGCGCACGATGCGTACCTCGTTCCAATTATTATGAAAAAAGGACGACCGGGAATTTTACTTTCCGTAATGGCGAGTGAAAATGATGTGCAGAAACTTTCCGAAATTATTTTCCGTGAAACGACAACGCTCGGAGTTCGTATTCAAAATGTCGGACGGAAAAAAGTTTTTCGTGATTCGAGAATTGTGGAAACATCATTTGGAAAAATAAAAGTAAAAGTTGTTGCTACCGGAGGAAAAGAAAAATTGCTTCCTGAGTTTGAAGAATGCAAGCGCATTGCGTTAGAAAACAATCTTCCGTTGAAAGAGGTTTTTTCACTAATTCAAAAAGAAATGGAACGATGA
- a CDS encoding cytochrome C oxidase subunit I: MKSTTQSNNKTHHEEHSELNFWKKYIFSTDHKVIGIQYGITSLLFLLLGFMLVMMMRWQIAYPEQQFPLYNFLIPFGVIGVIIMFIGGLQPKLNTVVGVCIIALTGLFWYLGTGEERMPEGIMLPEFYNQLGAMHGTIMVFLGVVPLAVGAFGNYVMPLQIGAPDMAFPKLNMASYWVYFIGGVIMIASFFVPGGAANSGWTSYPPLANIATTGQTWWLLGMVFLITSSLLGSVNFIVTIIQLRATGLTFMRLPFFVWTQFITSFLLLLAFPPLEVAGILQLMDRVAGTSFFMPSGLVVSGQIFPATGGGTPILWQHLFWFLAHPEVYVLILPAMGIIAEVIANNTRRPLWGYKYMVYSIIFLCFISFIVWAHHMYITGMGTKISAFFQTTTMIISVPSIVILSSLFVSLYGGSIRFNTPMLFALAFLPMFGIGGLTGLPLGLSTSDIHLHDTYYVIGHFHYVVAPGTIFALFAGIYFWYPKITGRILNETLGKIHFWGSFVCMNFIFFPMLIQGLQGVARRMYDGGQQYAHTQNVLYLNEVMSIAAWVMAVFQVFFIINMFISLRKEKQTDTNPWKATTLDWTATTSPPLAHGNFETVPEVYCEAYEYSVPGDAQDFKPQNKQ, encoded by the coding sequence ATGAAATCAACTACTCAATCAAATAACAAAACACATCACGAAGAACATAGCGAACTGAATTTTTGGAAGAAATATATATTTTCTACCGACCATAAAGTTATTGGTATTCAGTATGGAATAACAAGTCTTCTTTTTCTTTTGCTCGGCTTCATGTTAGTAATGATGATGCGATGGCAAATTGCATATCCCGAACAACAATTTCCTTTATATAACTTCTTAATTCCATTCGGAGTAATAGGAGTGATTATAATGTTTATCGGTGGATTACAACCAAAATTAAACACCGTTGTTGGAGTTTGCATTATAGCATTGACTGGTTTGTTCTGGTATCTTGGAACAGGTGAAGAACGAATGCCTGAAGGAATAATGCTGCCGGAATTTTACAATCAATTAGGCGCAATGCACGGAACAATTATGGTATTTCTTGGAGTAGTTCCACTCGCAGTAGGTGCATTCGGAAATTATGTAATGCCGCTACAAATAGGCGCACCTGATATGGCTTTTCCGAAACTTAATATGGCAAGTTATTGGGTTTATTTTATTGGCGGAGTTATTATGATTGCAAGTTTTTTTGTTCCTGGAGGAGCGGCAAATTCCGGATGGACATCATATCCACCACTTGCAAATATTGCTACAACTGGACAAACGTGGTGGTTGCTCGGAATGGTATTTCTCATTACATCATCGTTGTTAGGGTCTGTAAATTTTATTGTAACCATAATTCAGTTGCGGGCTACTGGTTTAACTTTTATGCGATTGCCTTTCTTTGTATGGACACAATTTATCACTTCGTTTCTTTTACTTCTTGCATTCCCCCCGCTCGAAGTTGCAGGAATATTACAACTAATGGATAGAGTTGCAGGAACAAGTTTTTTTATGCCGAGTGGATTAGTAGTAAGCGGACAAATATTTCCAGCAACGGGCGGTGGAACACCAATTTTGTGGCAACATTTATTTTGGTTTCTTGCACATCCTGAAGTTTATGTTTTAATTTTACCCGCAATGGGAATCATTGCTGAAGTTATTGCAAACAATACTCGTCGTCCACTATGGGGCTACAAGTATATGGTGTATTCAATAATTTTTCTGTGTTTTATTTCTTTTATTGTTTGGGCGCATCATATGTATATCACTGGAATGGGAACAAAAATTAGCGCATTTTTTCAAACAACAACGATGATTATTTCTGTTCCTTCTATCGTAATTTTATCATCACTCTTTGTCTCTTTGTATGGCGGGTCTATTCGATTTAACACTCCGATGCTTTTTGCTCTTGCGTTCCTTCCTATGTTCGGAATCGGAGGGCTCACGGGATTACCATTAGGATTGTCAACTTCGGACATCCACTTGCATGATACGTATTATGTTATCGGACATTTTCATTATGTAGTTGCGCCGGGAACAATTTTTGCCCTGTTTGCAGGAATTTATTTTTGGTATCCAAAAATTACAGGAAGAATTCTCAACGAAACACTGGGTAAAATTCATTTCTGGGGTTCGTTTGTTTGTATGAATTTTATTTTTTTTCCAATGCTCATTCAGGGATTACAAGGTGTTGCACGCAGAATGTATGATGGAGGGCAACAATACGCTCATACGCAAAACGTTTTGTACCTAAACGAAGTTATGTCCATTGCCGCGTGGGTGATGGCAGTTTTTCAAGTATTTTTCATCATCAATATGTTCATAAGTCTACGTAAAGAAAAACAAACAGATACTAATCCTTGGAAAGCAACGACCCTTGACTGGACGGCAACAACGTCTCCTCCGCTTGCGCACGGTAATTTTGAAACCGTCCCCGAAGTGTACTGCGAAGCATACGAATACAGCGTTCCTGGTGATGCACAAGATTTCAAACCACAAAACAAACAATAG
- the sppA gene encoding signal peptide peptidase SppA encodes MQKSTKWFLGIFIVLIGIAFGFILLLATVFLGPTSSEFTDEVITGSGEKIAVVEVIGPIYSSEETVRQLKKYREDVSIKAIVLHVNSPGGGVAASQEIYEEVKLSDKEKPVIVSLSSVAASGGYYISCGARTIVANPGTITGSIGVISQFWQMKKLLDKIGIENNTIKSGSRKDIGNPFREMTEEERKYFQILSNDIHEQFIEAVETHRNIAHDTMLQIADGRVFSGRQAYKHKLVDTLGTYHDAIRIAADAANIQEEPAIVKETERKSLFERLFFESSLKKISALKEEIFDQPILQYRMPEHW; translated from the coding sequence ATGCAGAAATCTACAAAATGGTTTTTAGGAATTTTTATTGTGCTAATTGGAATCGCATTCGGTTTCATATTGCTTTTAGCAACAGTATTTTTAGGACCAACAAGCAGCGAATTCACGGACGAAGTAATTACGGGAAGCGGTGAAAAAATTGCCGTTGTTGAAGTTATCGGTCCAATTTATTCATCGGAGGAAACTGTTCGTCAACTAAAAAAATATCGCGAAGATGTGTCAATCAAAGCAATAGTATTGCACGTAAATTCTCCCGGAGGAGGAGTTGCAGCAAGTCAGGAAATTTATGAAGAAGTTAAACTATCAGATAAAGAAAAACCCGTTATCGTTTCGTTGAGTTCGGTAGCGGCAAGCGGCGGATATTATATTTCCTGTGGGGCAAGAACAATCGTTGCAAATCCGGGAACAATAACCGGCAGCATCGGTGTCATCTCACAATTTTGGCAAATGAAAAAATTATTAGACAAAATTGGTATAGAAAACAACACAATCAAAAGCGGCTCACGAAAAGATATTGGAAATCCATTTCGGGAAATGACGGAAGAAGAACGAAAATATTTTCAAATCTTATCCAATGATATTCACGAGCAGTTTATTGAAGCAGTTGAAACACACAGAAACATTGCTCACGATACAATGTTGCAAATTGCAGATGGAAGAGTTTTTTCTGGAAGACAAGCATATAAGCACAAACTTGTTGATACGCTTGGAACGTATCACGACGCAATTCGAATTGCAGCAGATGCAGCAAACATACAAGAAGAACCCGCCATCGTAAAGGAAACAGAGCGGAAGAGTTTGTTTGAACGTTTGTTTTTTGAATCGTCACTGAAAAAGATTTCTGCGCTGAAAGAAGAAATATTCGACCAGCCAATATTACAATACAGAATGCCGGAACATTGGTAA